The Anabaena sp. PCC 7108 region GGAATTGAGCAAGCACATACTTTAGTAATTGCTAGTTCTGATGATGCCCTAAATTTGTCAATTATGATGCAAGCGCGGGTATTAAATTCTCGTATTCGGATTATTAACCGCTTTTATAATACAAATTTAGGTGAACGTCTAGATCAAACTATAGTAGACCATTTTAGTATGAGTGTTGTTGGTTTAGCAGCACCAGTATTTACTTTTGCGGCTTTGGGAAATCAAGCAATAGGACAAATTAAGTTATTTGATCAAACTTGGCCAATTCAGGAAGAATATATTGATGAGGATCATGTTTGGATAGGTCAGAAACTGAGTGATTTATGGGAAGATAATACGCGAATGCTAATTTATTATCTACCTGTAGTCGGGAAGATGAATTTAGTATCGGCGGTCTTGTCTGAACAAAGATTAAAAGTAGGCGACCGCTTAATTATTGGTACTCAACCTCGCATTAATCAATCACGGAAATCATTAGGAAGAAAACTGCTAAAAATATTTACAAGTATCCGCCAGTTTCAGAAACACGCTCAATCTGTGATAGTCATGGCAATGGTACTAGTAGTAATTATTTTACTGGCTACATTTACCTATGTTTCTACTAAATTAAATATCTCATTTGTTGATGCTTTATATTTTGCTGTAGGCATGATTACAGGTGCAGGTGGTAATGATAAAGTAGTAGAACAAGCACCAAATAGCATTAAATTATTTACAGTTTTTATGATGCTGGCAGGGGCAGCAGTTTTTGGGATTTGGTATGCTATGCTTACTGATTTTGTTTTAGGTACTCGCTTTAAACAATTTTGGGATGCTGCCAGAATTCCCCAACGGAGTCATTATATTGTTTGTGGTTTGAGTGGGATTGGTATTAGGATTATCCAGCAACTCCACGCCAGTGGACATGAAGTAGTAGTAATTGAAACAGATCCTAATAATAAATTTGTCAGCACTGCTAGGGGAATGAGTATTCCTATTATTCTTGCTGATGCCAGTTTTCGGACAACTTTACAAACTAGTAATATAGATACTGCTGCCGCAGTTTTGGCTGTTACTAACAACGATGCTACTAATTTAGAAATTGCTCTTAAAGCTAAGTGTTTAAAACCCAAAAT contains the following coding sequences:
- a CDS encoding TrkA family potassium uptake protein — translated: MKPRIIVCGLGRTGYKIFRLLRQQGALVVGIHRKPIPGEAAGDVIIGDLYAASTLKAAGIEQAHTLVIASSDDALNLSIMMQARVLNSRIRIINRFYNTNLGERLDQTIVDHFSMSVVGLAAPVFTFAALGNQAIGQIKLFDQTWPIQEEYIDEDHVWIGQKLSDLWEDNTRMLIYYLPVVGKMNLVSAVLSEQRLKVGDRLIIGTQPRINQSRKSLGRKLLKIFTSIRQFQKHAQSVIVMAMVLVVIILLATFTYVSTKLNISFVDALYFAVGMITGAGGNDKVVEQAPNSIKLFTVFMMLAGAAVFGIWYAMLTDFVLGTRFKQFWDAARIPQRSHYIVCGLSGIGIRIIQQLHASGHEVVVIETDPNNKFVSTARGMSIPIILADASFRTTLQTSNIDTAAAVLAVTNNDATNLEIALKAKCLKPKIPVIVNYVDPDFAGMAQQVFDFEAVLSPAELAAPAFAAAALGGRIIGNGIIADSLWVAFATLITPLHPFCGQWVKDVARSADFVPLYLETNHQTLNGWDLLETNLSPGDILYMTIPANRLYQLWREEQQPIIG